The Amblyomma americanum isolate KBUSLIRL-KWMA chromosome 3, ASM5285725v1, whole genome shotgun sequence genome window below encodes:
- the LOC144123542 gene encoding uncharacterized protein LOC144123542 → MSRVVLLQLCASLALAATVCLADHGSDGAHQQDAEQLLQAHHPSLKAERSGTYYLHDVDNKARFGVAGVGGSGLTILLPILLVLGLFVIIIPIFGLLFTTGLASGGLGGFGAGVPGGLYPAASAAGRKWMGGESPLLSQENVIKMVSFVDKALQDFGKQLKLKKS, encoded by the coding sequence ATGTCCCGCGTGGTGCTCCTGCAGCTGTGCGCCTCGCTGGCGCTCGCAGCCACGGTCTGTCTGGCCGACCACGGTTCGGATGGCGCCCACCAGCAGgacgcggagcagctgctgcaagcGCACCATCCCTCCCTGAAGGCCGAGCGGTCGGGCACCTACTACCTGCACGACGTGGACAACAAGGCGCGCTTCGGCGTGGCCGGCGTGGGCGGCTCGGGGCTGACCATCCTGCTGCCCATCTTGCTCGTGCTGGGCCTGttcgtcatcatcatccccaTCTTCGGGCTGCTCTTCACCACGGGCCTCGCCAGCGGCGGATTGGGCGGCTTCGGCGCCGGCGTGCCCGGGGGCCTCTACCCGGCAGCCTCGGCAGCGGGCCGAAAGTGGATGGGCGGAGAGTCGCCGCTCCTCAGCCAGGAGAACGTCATCAAGATGGTCAGCTTCGTCGACAAGGCTCTGCAGGACTTTGGCAAGCAGCTCAAGCTCAAGAAGAGCTAA